Proteins encoded together in one Telopea speciosissima isolate NSW1024214 ecotype Mountain lineage chromosome 6, Tspe_v1, whole genome shotgun sequence window:
- the LOC122664006 gene encoding peroxidase 11 — MALSKFSSHPHPYLQCLACLIFFILSIFVVNSQADDPSLTQDYYASSCPTAIEIVRKEMECAVLSDPGMAASILRLHFHDCFVQGCDGSVLLDDTITLQGEKKAPPNIHSLKGFRVIDRIKSKLEYECPSIVSCADILTIAARDAVILVGGPYWDVPLGRKDSRSASFSLATTNIPTPDQGLLTLLANFMEQGLSVTDMVALVGAHTIGVAQCQNFRARIYGDFEETASMMNPLTKTYLNNLRSICPAIGGDSNKTAMDYVTPNYFDNSIYQILLRGEGLLNSDQEMYSSVLAFETKQLVQKYAEDQLAFFQQFSDSMVKMGNIINPDSFITGEVRKNCRFINT; from the exons ATGGCACTTTCCAAGTTTTCTTCTCATCCTCATCCCTATCTGCAATGCCTAGCCTGCTTAATCTTCTTCATTTTAAGTATTTTTGTTGTTAATTCACAAGCAGATGATCCTTCTTTGACACAGGATTACTATGCATCTTCATGTCCAACAGCAATAGAGATTGTTAGGAAAGAGATGGAATGTGCAGTGCTCTCTGATCCAGGCATGGCGGCTTCGATACTTCGGTTGCATTTCCATGACTGCTTTGTTCAG GGTTGTGATGGATCAGTTTTGTTAGATGACACAATCACACTACAAGGGGAGAAGAAAGCACCCCCTAACATTCATTCTCTGAAAGGTTTTAGGGTGATTGATAGGATCAAGAGCAAGCTTGAATATGAGTGCCCTAGTATTGTTTCATGTGCCGATATACTTACTATTGCAGCAAGAGATGCAGTTATCCTG gTTGGTGGGCCTTACTGGGATGTTCCTCTGGGTAGAAAGGATTCAAGAAGTGCAAGCTTCAGCCTAGCTACCACAAACATTCCTACTCCTGATCAAGGCCTTCTTACTCTCCTTGCAAATTTCATGGAGCAAGGCCTCTCAGTCACAGATATGGTTGCTCTTGTGG GTGCTCACACCATTGGTGTGGCACAATGTCAGAACTTCCGAGCAAGAATCTATGGAGACTTTGAAGAAACTGCTAGCATGATGAATCCATTAACAAAGACATACCTCAACAATTTGAGATCTATTTGCCCTGCTATTGGAGGAGACAGTAACAAGACTGCAATGGACTAtgttacccctaattattttgATAATTCAATCTATCAAATACTGCTGAGAGGGGAAGGATTGCTGAACTCTGATCAAGAAATGTATTCCAGTGTGTTGGCGTTTGAGACAAAGCAACTTGTTCAGAAGTATGCTGAAGATCAACTTGCTTTCTTCCAACAATTCTCAGATTCTATGGTGAAGATGGGAAATATTATCAATCCTGACAGCTTTATTACTGGGGAAGTAAGGAAGAATTGCCGATTTATTAACACATAA